In a single window of the Nilaparvata lugens isolate BPH chromosome 1, ASM1435652v1, whole genome shotgun sequence genome:
- the LOC111047477 gene encoding phenylalanine--tRNA ligase beta subunit, giving the protein MPTIGIKRDVLFKALGREYTEEEFNQLCFDYGLELDEVTTEKQMLSKEQGEESSKGASEEIIYRIDIPANRYDLLCLEGLVTGLLVFQEKIPPPLYKALQPEGNAPQQTMFITPQTQSIRPFAVAAILRNMSFTAESYASFIDLQDKLHQNIARKRTLVAIGTHDLDTIQGPFIYDACPPDSIKFKPLNQSKEYTAVELMDLYSSHAQLKQYLHIIKDSPVYPVIRDANGVVLSLPPIINGDHSRITLNTKNVFIECTATDLSKAKIVLDTLICAFSQYCAKKYTAESVIVVRPDGSRQKYPELAYRKENISTKTLNKKIGINEKSDRLAKLLTKMCLKATHVNSGSELLVEVPPSRHDIIHPVDIYEDAAIAYGYNNIVKTIPPTSTIANQFPLNKLTDQVRNSIAQAGFTETLTFALCSRDDISTKLRKKIDDLPAVHIGNPKTLEFQVARTTLIPGLLKTISANKNMPLPMKLFEVSDVVFKDKEKEAGARNERHFSAVYYNKLPGFEVVHGLLDRLMQLLQVPWKSSDGYSIRAFDDPTFFEKRCAEICYKGQVIGKMGVLHPEVITQFELTLPCSAIEINIEPFL; this is encoded by the exons cTGAAGAGGAATTCAATCAGTTGTGCTTTGATTATGGCCTTGAACTGGATGAAGTT actACGGAAAAGCAAATGCTATCTAAGGAACAAGGTGAAGAAAGCTCAAAAGGTGCTTCAGAAGAGATCATCTATAGAATTGATATACCAGCAAATCGCTATGACCTTCTTTGCCTTGAAGGTTTAGTGACTGGGCTTCTGGTTTTTCAAGAAAA gatTCCTCCGCCTCTGTATAAGGCCCTACAACCTGAAGGAAATGCTCCTCAACAAACCATGTTCATCACACCTCAG ACGCAGTCAATTCGACCTTTTGCCGTTGCTGCAATTTTGAGAAATATGTCATTCACTGCTGAGAGCTATGCTAGTTTCATCGACCTGCAAGACAAACTCCACCAAAACATTGCTAGAAAAAGAACTTTGGTTGCAATCGGAACGCATGACCTGGATACCATTCAAGGTCCATTCATTTATGATGCCTGTCCGCCAGACTCAATCAAGTTCAAGCCTCTCAATCAGTCCAAAGAATATACGGCAGTAGAGCTTATGGACCTATATTCT AGTCACGCTCAGCTGAAACAGTACCTGCACATAATCAAGGACAGTCCTGTTTATCCGGTGATAAGGGATGCTAACGGTGTTGTGTTGTCCCTGCCACCCATCATCAATGGAGATCATAGCCGAATAACATTGAatacaaaaaatgttttcatcgAATGCACAGCTACTGATCTATCTAAG GCAAAAATTGTTCTTGATACATTGATTTGCGCTTTCTCACAGTATTGTGCTAAAAAGTATACTGCAGAAAGTGTTATTGTTGTAAGACCTGACGGTTCCAGGCAAAAGTATCCGGAATTAGCATACAGGaaagaaaatatctcaactaaAACTCTTAATAAGAAAATAGGTATCAA CGAAAAATCTGATAGATTAGCTAAGTTACTTACGAAAATGTGCCTGAAAGCAACGCATGTAAACTCAGGTAGTGAATTGTTAGTTGAAGTGCCTCCATCTCGTCATGACATCATTCATCCTGTTGATATTTACGAGGATGCTGCCATTGCTTACGGATATAACAATATTGTTAAAACCATCCCACCTACCAGCACAATTGCAAATCAG TTTCCTCTCAACAAATTGACTGATCAGGTCAGGAATTCAATTGCTCAAGCTGGCTTTACTGAGACCTTGACTTTTGCACTG tgCTCTCGTGATGACATATCCACCAAACTGAGGAAGAAGATTGATGACCTGCCAGCAGTTCACATAGGAAACCCGAAAACGTTGGAATTTCAGGTTGCTCGAACAACACTCATTCCAGGACTGTTGAAAACTATATCCGCCAATAAAAATATGCCTCTTCCCATGAAGTTGTTTGAAGTATCAGATGTAGTATTCAAAGACAAAGAGAAAG AGGCTGGAGCTCGCAATGAGAGACATTTCTCAGCTGTGTACTATAACAAATTGCCAGGATTTGAGGTGGTTCATGGTTTGCTGGATAGATTGATGCAGCTTCTCCAAGTGCCTTGGAAATCTTCTGATGGCTACAGTATTCGTGCTTTTGATG ATCCTACGTTCTTTGAGAAACGATGTGCTGAGATTTGTTACAAAGGACAAGTGATCGGCAAAATGGGAGTGTTGCATCCTGAAGTCATCACTCAGTTTGAATTGACTCTACCATGCTCTGCCATTGAAATCAATATTGAGCCTTTCTTGTAG